Proteins encoded within one genomic window of Rhododendron vialii isolate Sample 1 chromosome 1a, ASM3025357v1:
- the LOC131326971 gene encoding uncharacterized protein LOC131326971 — protein sequence MDNWGRTKEDMSPPNPTPKVKKGKQCKLAVGSINNIVALGTAYEKAVPNEEVHMVPLEKSNLRVSIDVKVGEAFLPIPIPEGLHSVGAATVGEAVGFHVAWPKSLILFAPEVGSKKPGMFGDEATPKNQDCRNNLELPNINKSQQCRLAVGSVNNIVALGTMFWKSGPNELLHTVPLGEDHMRVSIDVVKVNDALLPIPISEEVATVGDAIGWFVAWPKDVIFFAPEVASKKPSMIGNEVVYKKPRMTGNKNALKHHGVVGRKVVGDEVTSKNVEWESNLECIEIFTTLTKHTDKMEAFQIPIDDDIFGAEVYAQLQKVDMEYICHMKEVSATCIMLYIWQLYSGIKVSNMDTRFAFVTPCSLSENYKTSEASKLGMLASRLEDVKNDQLLLVPCNIGVHWVLCVIDLSSSTVYYMDSINKEVHSPLKLLIKT from the exons ATGGACAATTGGGGGAGAACCAAGGAGGACATGTCACCTCCAAACCCCACACCAAAAGTCAAGAAG GGCAAGCAATGTAAACTGGCAGTAGGATCCATCAATAACATTGTTGCTCTTGGCACGGCGTATGAGAAAGCGGTACCAAATGAAGAAGTTCATATGGTACCGCTAGAGAAGAGCAATCTGCGCGTGTCAATTGATGTTAAAGTAGGAGAGGCCTTTCTTCCTATACCTATCCCTGAAGGGCTGCATTCTGTAGGGGCGGCTACTGTAGGAGAGGCGGTTGGGTTTCATGTAGCATGGCCCAAAAGCCTTATATTGTTTGCCCCTGAG GTTGGTTCGAAAAAACCTGGCATGTTTGGAGATGAG GCGACACCAAAAAACCAAGATTGTAGAAATAATTTGGAGTTACCAAACATCAATAAG AGCCAGCAATGTAGACTAGCAGTGGGATCAGTCAATAACATTGTTGCTCTTGGTACGATGTTTTGGAAGAGTGGACCGAATGAACTTCTTCATACAGTACCACTAGGTGAGGACCATATGCGCGTGTCAATTGATGTTGTGAAGGTAAATGATGCCCTTCTTCCTATACCTATCTCCGAAGAGGTGGCTACTGTAGGAGATGCGATTGGTTGGTTTGTAGCTTGGCCCAAAGACGTTATATTTTTTGCCCCTGAG GTTGCTTCAAAAAAACCTAGCATGATTGGGAATGAG GTTGTTTATAAAAAACCTCGCATGACTGGAAATAAG AATGCTTTGAAACATCATGGAGTGGTTGGTCGTAAAGTGGTCGGCGATGAG GTGACTTCAAAAAATGTGGAGTGGGAAAGTAATTTGGAATGCATTGAGATATTTACCACATTGACCAAGCACACCGATAAGATGGAAGCTTTTCAAATTCCTATAGATGATGACATATTTGGTGCGGAGGTTTATGCTCAACTGCAAAAAGTTGACATGGAGTACATATGTCATATGAAAGAAGTATCTGCTACATGCATAATGTTATACATATG GCAACTCTATTCGGGTATCAAGGTTTCCAATATGGATACAAGATTTGCATTTGTTACCCCTTGCTCACTTAGTGAAAATTATAAGACTAGTGAAGCTTCAAAGCTCGGAATGCTTGCAAGTCGACTTGAAGATGTCAAGAATGACCAATTGCTTTTGGTTCCTTGTAATATTGG GGTCCATTGGGTATTGTGCGTCATTGATTTGTCTTCTTCAACAGTGTACTACATGGATTCAATTAATAAGGAAGTCCACTCACCCCTTAAACTCTTGATTAAGACATAA